One genomic region from Thermodesulfobacteriota bacterium encodes:
- a CDS encoding DnaB-like helicase C-terminal domain-containing protein, with product MLTRRDFIKVTMGASVFVTLIGDGLGAISRVFAGDERQSLPYKTGTATWFKKGYVVLVGSRSEVEQSRFAYSAMRELTIEKKIPTAYLSPSIAKEDLSLELLAYMSGVQGTGHHSSTGSDWGRIATSAGGLAESPLYVHDAALIEVAQIRHVICEIKRLDGLDIGLVLVDYLQALGPMAGSEEVMQTVGYLKTLARNMNITIVAMTQAGKYPHYNQIKRLADETLCL from the coding sequence ATGTTGACCAGAAGAGACTTCATTAAGGTTACTATGGGAGCTAGTGTTTTCGTGACCCTAATCGGTGATGGGCTGGGAGCGATAAGCAGGGTATTTGCAGGAGATGAACGTCAGTCGCTGCCGTATAAGACAGGAACTGCAACGTGGTTCAAGAAAGGCTATGTTGTCCTGGTCGGTAGTCGCTCCGAGGTGGAGCAAAGTAGATTTGCGTACAGCGCCATGAGAGAGCTTACTATAGAGAAGAAAATCCCGACGGCATATTTAAGCCCGTCTATCGCAAAAGAAGATCTCAGCCTTGAACTTCTGGCTTATATGTCAGGAGTCCAGGGGACAGGGCATCACAGTTCGACCGGGTCTGATTGGGGCCGGATAGCGACAAGTGCGGGGGGTCTGGCAGAGAGTCCTCTCTATGTACACGATGCCGCCTTGATCGAGGTTGCTCAAATCCGGCATGTAATCTGCGAGATCAAAAGGCTCGATGGTCTGGATATTGGGCTGGTATTGGTTGATTATCTTCAAGCGCTGGGGCCTATGGCCGGGTCTGAGGAAGTTATGCAGACAGTCGGATACCTCAAGACTTTGGCTAGAAATATGAACATCACTATAGTCGCCATGACCCAGGCCGGGAAATACCCGCACTACAACCAGATTAAAAGGCTCGCCGATGAGACCCTTTGCCTGTGA
- a CDS encoding WG repeat-containing protein, which translates to MLDRRDFLKGLIGTGMALAHTTVFGAIAEDSNRLYTNGERADPLFAVGVDGQTGFIDRNGNLVIEPQFDRAWDFSEGLAGVQVNNKWGYIDRMGQMVIEPQFDDAYEFNEGRACVEIGGKHGYIDQTGTFVIELLYETYRGIEGWFAEGLVAAMIDGRWGYLDRFGKVAIDPQFTRARNFSEGLACVRIGALKGFIDKTGKIIIPADYRDAQSFSDGLARVSLKGGYGFIDRTGRVSIPPLPFYVGSFSEGLADMSIDGKEGFIDASGEIVITPQFDFYWPFHEGLASVAVGGRHGFINKSGEAVIDLKFDCAWSFDNGLAAVRLEDRLGYIDKTGAYVWKPTSL; encoded by the coding sequence ATGCTGGACAGGAGAGACTTCTTAAAAGGCTTGATAGGAACGGGTATGGCCTTGGCCCACACAACGGTATTCGGCGCCATTGCCGAAGATTCTAACAGGTTATACACAAATGGCGAGAGAGCAGACCCTTTATTCGCGGTCGGGGTCGATGGCCAGACCGGTTTCATAGACCGGAACGGCAACCTGGTGATTGAACCTCAATTTGACCGCGCATGGGATTTCAGCGAAGGGTTAGCTGGAGTCCAGGTTAACAATAAATGGGGATACATAGACCGGATGGGACAAATGGTTATTGAACCACAATTTGATGACGCTTATGAGTTCAATGAAGGTCGTGCGTGCGTAGAGATCGGCGGCAAGCATGGTTACATTGATCAAACAGGCACATTTGTTATTGAGCTTTTATACGAAACATACAGAGGGATTGAGGGATGGTTTGCAGAAGGGCTTGTCGCTGCGATGATTGACGGTCGCTGGGGATATCTGGACAGATTCGGCAAGGTGGCGATTGATCCGCAGTTCACCCGTGCCAGAAACTTTTCTGAAGGTCTGGCCTGCGTTAGGATCGGAGCATTGAAGGGGTTTATTGACAAGACGGGAAAAATAATCATACCCGCAGACTATCGGGACGCGCAATCCTTTTCTGACGGCCTGGCGCGCGTATCTCTTAAGGGTGGATATGGGTTCATTGACCGTACAGGCAGAGTGAGCATCCCCCCTTTGCCGTTTTATGTAGGTTCTTTCTCTGAAGGACTGGCGGACATGTCCATTGACGGCAAGGAAGGTTTCATCGACGCCAGCGGGGAAATTGTAATAACTCCTCAGTTTGATTTTTATTGGCCTTTTCACGAAGGTCTGGCAAGCGTAGCCGTCGGCGGGAGGCACGGCTTTATAAACAAAAGCGGGGAGGCAGTAATAGACCTTAAGTTTGATTGTGCCTGGTCCTTCGATAACGGACTGGCGGCGGTAAGGCTTGAGGACAGGCTTGGCTATATCGACAAGACAGGCGCGTATGTTTGGAAGCCTACCTCTTTATAA